The DNA segment ACTTCCGCCAGTTTCGCCGCCGATTCAACTTGCTCCTGCGTGGAATCGCGGTCAAAAAAGGCGATATTGTCGCGAATCGTTGTGCTGAACAGAAAACCTTCCTGCGGCACATAGGCAATTGTTTTCCGCAAGCTGTCCAAAGACAAACTGCGAATATCTTTTCCGTTGATAAACAGTGTTCCGTGCGGCGGATCATAAACCCTGAGCAAGAGTTTTACCAAAGTCGTTTTGCCGCTGCCTGTCCTGCCGATAATCCCAAGCGTTTCGCCCGGTTCGATCCGAATATGGATGTTTTCAAGCGATCGCTTCGCATTTCCGGGGTAGGTAAATGAAAGGTTGCGGATTTCAATCGTTGCATCCCGATCATCCAGTTTTAGCGCATGTTCCGCTTCCCGAATATCCGGCTGCACCCCCAGCAAGTAATCCAGTCGATCCACGGAAGCGCGCGCCCGCTGCATCGTATTGATGACATTGCCGATCTGCTGCAACGGATTGACGATCATGCGCAAATAAAGCGTCAGCGCGACAAAGTTGCCGAGTGTGATTTGCTGCTTGATCGTTAAAATGCCCCCGTAGGAAATGGCGAGCACAAGCGACAACGCCCCGGCAAACGGCAAAAGCGCCTGAAACAGCGACGACATCCTGACAAGTTTGAGCTGCTTGTCGCAAATCTCGTCGACAGTCCGGCCGAATCGCCTGTTCGCCATTTCTTCCGCGGCAAACGTTTTGGTCAGTCGAATGCCGCCAAACTGTTCCTCGGCAGACTCCGTCATGCGGGCCAGCGCGTCCTGCACGTTGCGCGACCGTTCGCGAATTCGCGGCCCAAATTGCACGACAAAAAACGGAATGGCCAAAAGCGGCAACACGCAAACCAAAATCAAGTAAAACGGGATTCCGCTAATGGACATCATCACAACGACGGATACGAGAAGAAAGGTAGCGTTGGTCGACTGGTTCACCCCGTTGGCGATCGACTCCCGCACCGCCGTGACGTCGTTCATTACATAACTGAGCAGTTTGCCGATGCCGTTTTGCGAAAAATAGTGTTCGCTGAGCGTGGTAAAATGCCGAAACAGTTCCTGTCTTGTGTTAAATTCGAATTTTCTGCCCAGCCGGTGGTTTACGTATTGCCCCGCTCCGAATAATACGCCGTAACCGCCCCCGATCAAAAGCAGCAAAACACTGTAAAATACGATTCCTTCGCGCGACAAATTCCCCATTTGCAAATCATCGGTAAACAAGTTCAGCACTTTGGGAAAAAAGGCGTATACGATATTGGCCGCGGCCATTGAAGCAACCGCCGCAACATACAACGGAAGATGCGCCTTGATATGGTTATAGATCAGCTTTCTGCCTTGCATTGTCCCTCACTTCCCGCGTTGAAAGTTACCATAGCAAATCGAATCAACCCATTAACTGGCGATGGCGAAAACAACCCGTGACGTGATCGTTGACCAGTCCGACAGCCTGCATGAACGAATAACAAATCGTCGGGCCGACAAAGGTGAATCCGCGTTTGCGCAAATCGTTGCTTAACTTATCCGAAAGCGGCGTTGTCGCGGGAACTTCCGCCAAAGTGTTCCAGTGGTTTTGGATGGGCCGCCCGTCCACAAAGTTCCATAAATACCGGTCGAAGCTGCCGAATGTCTCCCGGATGCGCAAAAACGCCCGCGCGTTGTTTACCGCGCTGCGAATCTTTAACCGGTTGCGCACAATTCCGCTGTCGGACAATAACTGCGCGATTTTTTGCTCGTCAAAAGTTACAACCGCTTCCGGATCGAACCCGGCAAAAACTTCCCGGTATCGTGCGCGTTTTTGCAGGATCGTCCACCAGCTTAATCCCGCTTGCGCTCCTTCCAAAACAAGAAACTCGAACAATTTGCGATCGTCATGCACCGGCACGCCCCATTCTTCATCATG comes from the Bacilli bacterium genome and includes:
- a CDS encoding ABC transporter ATP-binding protein; translated protein: MQGRKLIYNHIKAHLPLYVAAVASMAAANIVYAFFPKVLNLFTDDLQMGNLSREGIVFYSVLLLLIGGGYGVLFGAGQYVNHRLGRKFEFNTRQELFRHFTTLSEHYFSQNGIGKLLSYVMNDVTAVRESIANGVNQSTNATFLLVSVVVMMSISGIPFYLILVCVLPLLAIPFFVVQFGPRIRERSRNVQDALARMTESAEEQFGGIRLTKTFAAEEMANRRFGRTVDEICDKQLKLVRMSSLFQALLPFAGALSLVLAISYGGILTIKQQITLGNFVALTLYLRMIVNPLQQIGNVINTMQRARASVDRLDYLLGVQPDIREAEHALKLDDRDATIEIRNLSFTYPGNAKRSLENIHIRIEPGETLGIIGRTGSGKTTLVKLLLRVYDPPHGTLFINGKDIRSLSLDSLRKTIAYVPQEGFLFSTTIRDNIAFFDRDSTQEQVESAAKLAEVYENIMGFPDKFATRLGERGVTLSGGQRQRTSLARGIIKDAPILILDDSVSAVDAVTETNIIANLRKKRRGKTTVIIAHRISALRHADHIVVLEEGKIAERGTHEELLRRGGIYASLYAIQEEGMSHGI
- a CDS encoding DNA-3-methyladenine glycosylase I, with the translated sequence MHERCAWAGKEPLYIAYHDEEWGVPVHDDRKLFEFLVLEGAQAGLSWWTILQKRARYREVFAGFDPEAVVTFDEQKIAQLLSDSGIVRNRLKIRSAVNNARAFLRIRETFGSFDRYLWNFVDGRPIQNHWNTLAEVPATTPLSDKLSNDLRKRGFTFVGPTICYSFMQAVGLVNDHVTGCFRHRQLMG